A genomic stretch from Sphingobacterium sp. ML3W includes:
- the gpmI gene encoding 2,3-bisphosphoglycerate-independent phosphoglycerate mutase, with the protein MNKKKVALMILDGLGYGKHDKSNAVEAANTPFLDHLLETYPNSSLEASGEAVGLPDGQMGNSEVGHMNLGAGRVVYQELGRIHKAVNDGVFNTDIVIQDAFKYALENNKKVHFIGLLSDGGVHAHTKHLKGLCDAAKHAGLNSEQVFIHAFLDGRDTDPNSGIGYVKDLQEYLKTTSGTFASAIGRYYAMDRDNRWERVKLAYDLLVKAEGEKTNDLVAAIQRSYDAGVTDEFVKPIALVNEDGTAVATIQEGDVVFCYNFRTDRGREISIALTQKAFPEYDLVPLNLYYVTLTAYDETFKNVRVVFQKDNLTNTLGEVLEANHKTQTRIAETEKYPHVTFFFSGGREQQFEGENRLLVPSPKVATYDLQPEMSASGITEAIVNDMETLQPDFICLNFANPDMVGHTGVFEAVVKAVETVDQCTKTVVETGLKNGYSFIILADHGNSEFMVNEDGSPNTAHTTNLVPCILIDDHYKKIADGKLGDIAPTVLKLLGVDIPVEMTGNVLVSE; encoded by the coding sequence ATGAATAAGAAAAAAGTTGCACTCATGATCCTAGACGGGCTAGGATACGGAAAACATGATAAATCAAATGCAGTTGAAGCTGCAAATACCCCATTTTTAGATCATTTATTGGAAACATACCCAAATTCAAGTCTGGAAGCTTCCGGTGAAGCCGTTGGCCTTCCTGATGGACAGATGGGTAACTCTGAGGTTGGCCACATGAATCTTGGCGCTGGACGGGTTGTCTATCAAGAATTAGGGCGTATTCACAAAGCGGTAAATGACGGCGTATTCAATACAGATATCGTTATCCAGGACGCATTTAAATATGCGCTTGAAAATAATAAAAAAGTACACTTTATCGGTTTACTCTCTGATGGTGGTGTACATGCACACACCAAGCACCTAAAAGGTCTCTGTGATGCAGCAAAACATGCTGGACTAAATAGTGAGCAGGTTTTTATCCATGCTTTTCTGGATGGTCGTGATACCGACCCTAATTCGGGGATCGGCTATGTCAAAGATTTACAGGAATATCTAAAAACAACTTCAGGAACTTTTGCTTCCGCCATCGGTCGATATTACGCAATGGACCGTGACAACAGATGGGAACGCGTCAAGTTGGCTTATGATCTTTTGGTGAAAGCCGAAGGTGAAAAAACCAATGACCTGGTTGCTGCGATCCAAAGATCATACGATGCAGGGGTGACAGACGAATTTGTTAAACCAATCGCATTGGTCAATGAAGATGGCACCGCTGTAGCAACAATTCAAGAAGGTGATGTGGTCTTCTGTTACAATTTCAGAACAGACCGCGGCCGTGAAATCAGCATTGCACTTACACAGAAAGCCTTCCCTGAGTATGATCTTGTACCGTTAAATCTGTACTATGTCACGCTAACAGCCTATGACGAAACCTTCAAAAATGTACGTGTTGTTTTCCAAAAAGATAACCTGACAAACACCTTGGGTGAGGTTTTGGAAGCCAATCATAAAACACAGACCCGTATTGCCGAAACTGAAAAATATCCACACGTGACATTCTTCTTTTCGGGTGGCCGTGAACAGCAATTCGAAGGTGAGAACCGTCTTTTGGTACCTTCTCCAAAAGTGGCTACTTACGATCTTCAACCTGAAATGTCTGCAAGTGGAATCACCGAAGCAATCGTCAATGATATGGAAACTCTTCAGCCGGACTTTATCTGCCTCAATTTTGCAAACCCTGATATGGTAGGCCATACTGGTGTATTTGAGGCTGTCGTAAAAGCAGTAGAAACAGTAGATCAATGCACAAAAACAGTGGTGGAAACAGGATTGAAAAATGGTTATTCATTTATCATTTTGGCTGATCACGGTAATTCAGAATTTATGGTCAATGAAGATGGTTCTCCAAATACAGCACATACAACAAATTTGGTTCCTTGTATCTTGATTGATGATCACTACAAAAAAATCGCAGATGGTAAATTGGGTGATATCGCTCCAACCGTTCTAAAACTTTTGGGCGTAGATATCCCCGTTGAAATGACAGGAAATGTATTGGTATCAGAATAA
- the lon gene encoding endopeptidase La produces the protein MSKFETFDFSQAIPIVTEDTEFFPLLTQQDEDDMANAEIPEALSILPLRNTVLFPGVVIPITVGRDKSIKLVKEAYKGSKTIGVVSQKDMTVEDPGFEELNKVGTVAHIIKVLQMPDGNTTVIIQGKQRFNLVEILETEPYLKARVEKFNEAKPKMTKHFKATISTLKEMALQIIQLSPNLPSEAGIAIKNIESPSFLINFISSNINVEMIKKQELLQIPKVENRAKLLLELLTLEIQMLELKHQIQNKVRVDLDKQQRDYFLNQQLKTIQEELGGNTPDLELEELKKRGKTKKWGLDVEKHFNKELEKLSRINPAAADYSVQLNYLELLLDLPWNETTKDNFDLNKAQKVLDKDHYGLEKVKKRIIEYLAVLKLKNDMKAPILCLVGPPGVGKTSLGRSIAKALGRKYTRMALGGVRDEAEIRGHRKTYIGAMPGRIIQSLKKAGAANPVFILDEIDKMSADFKGDPSSALLEVLDPEQNTHFYDHYVEMEFDLSKVMFIATANSLSAIQPALLDRMEIIEVNGYTIEEKIEIAKKHLLPKQREMHGMAAKDVALKGKIIEKIIEDYTRESGVRGLEKKIGSIVRGIATRIVMEKDYNPTINDQDVVDILGAPIFDKDIYENNNVAGVVTGLAWTSVGGDILFIESSLSPGKGRLSLTGNLGDVMKESASIALAYLKAHAADFGIDYRIFDHWDIHIHVPAGAIPKDGPSAGVTMLTALTSLFTQRKVKEKLAMTGEITLRGKVLPVGGIKEKILAAKRANIKDIILCKSNEKDILEIKEDYIKDMQFHYVTEMAQVIKLALLEEKVDGALDLTQGIENTKKEA, from the coding sequence ATGAGCAAATTCGAAACTTTTGATTTCAGTCAGGCTATTCCAATCGTTACGGAAGACACAGAATTCTTCCCCCTATTGACACAGCAGGATGAAGACGATATGGCAAATGCTGAAATTCCAGAAGCACTATCTATTTTGCCTTTACGTAATACCGTATTATTTCCCGGTGTCGTCATTCCGATCACTGTAGGAAGGGATAAATCCATCAAATTGGTTAAAGAAGCCTATAAGGGCAGCAAAACAATTGGTGTGGTCTCCCAAAAGGATATGACAGTAGAGGACCCTGGGTTTGAGGAGTTGAATAAAGTGGGTACTGTTGCCCATATTATCAAAGTGCTCCAGATGCCTGATGGAAACACCACGGTCATCATCCAGGGAAAGCAACGTTTCAACCTAGTGGAGATCTTAGAAACTGAACCTTATCTCAAGGCGCGTGTCGAGAAATTCAACGAGGCAAAACCAAAAATGACTAAACATTTCAAGGCCACAATATCCACCTTGAAGGAAATGGCATTGCAGATTATTCAGCTTTCACCCAATCTACCCAGCGAAGCCGGTATCGCAATCAAAAATATTGAAAGCCCTTCTTTTCTGATCAATTTTATTTCGTCTAACATCAATGTCGAAATGATCAAAAAACAAGAGCTTCTTCAAATTCCAAAGGTCGAAAACCGTGCAAAGCTCTTGTTGGAATTGTTGACGTTGGAAATCCAGATGCTGGAACTGAAACATCAGATCCAGAATAAGGTGCGGGTCGACCTAGACAAGCAACAACGGGATTATTTCTTGAACCAACAATTGAAAACCATCCAGGAAGAGCTTGGCGGAAATACACCTGACCTGGAGCTGGAAGAGCTTAAAAAGCGTGGTAAAACAAAAAAATGGGGCCTTGATGTCGAAAAACATTTTAACAAGGAACTTGAAAAGCTATCACGTATCAATCCAGCTGCGGCAGATTATTCTGTTCAGTTAAACTATCTTGAACTGCTTCTTGATCTTCCATGGAATGAAACGACCAAAGATAATTTTGACTTAAATAAAGCACAAAAAGTCTTGGACAAGGATCACTATGGGTTGGAAAAAGTCAAAAAACGTATCATTGAATACCTTGCAGTATTGAAATTAAAAAATGATATGAAAGCCCCTATCCTTTGTTTGGTCGGCCCTCCAGGAGTTGGTAAAACCTCTTTGGGAAGATCTATAGCCAAAGCATTGGGTCGTAAATATACACGTATGGCCTTGGGTGGTGTGCGCGACGAAGCCGAAATCAGAGGCCACCGTAAGACGTACATCGGTGCAATGCCCGGCCGTATTATCCAATCGTTGAAAAAAGCAGGAGCTGCCAATCCGGTCTTTATCCTAGATGAGATCGATAAAATGAGTGCAGATTTTAAAGGTGACCCTTCTTCTGCCCTGCTAGAGGTATTGGATCCGGAGCAAAACACACATTTCTACGACCATTATGTAGAAATGGAATTTGACCTTTCTAAAGTGATGTTTATTGCAACGGCCAATTCGCTAAGTGCTATCCAGCCAGCTTTATTGGACCGTATGGAAATCATCGAAGTCAATGGATATACCATTGAAGAAAAGATTGAGATAGCAAAAAAACACCTACTTCCCAAACAGCGTGAAATGCACGGTATGGCGGCCAAGGATGTTGCACTAAAAGGTAAGATTATCGAAAAAATCATTGAAGACTATACCCGCGAATCCGGCGTACGTGGACTGGAAAAGAAAATTGGCTCGATCGTACGTGGTATTGCGACACGTATTGTCATGGAGAAAGATTATAACCCAACTATCAACGATCAGGATGTCGTGGATATCCTAGGCGCTCCGATCTTTGATAAAGATATCTACGAAAACAATAATGTTGCTGGTGTAGTGACTGGCTTGGCCTGGACTTCTGTGGGAGGTGATATTTTATTTATCGAATCCTCTTTAAGTCCCGGTAAAGGACGCTTGAGCCTAACAGGTAATCTTGGCGATGTGATGAAAGAATCTGCTTCTATTGCTTTAGCTTACTTAAAAGCTCATGCTGCTGATTTCGGGATCGACTACAGGATATTCGATCATTGGGATATCCATATCCACGTTCCTGCAGGTGCTATTCCTAAGGATGGTCCATCTGCTGGGGTAACGATGCTGACTGCGCTGACATCTCTATTTACCCAACGTAAGGTTAAAGAGAAATTGGCTATGACTGGCGAAATTACGCTTCGTGGAAAAGTATTACCAGTAGGCGGTATCAAAGAAAAAATACTTGCGGCCAAACGTGCGAACATCAAGGATATTATCCTTTGCAAATCCAACGAAAAAGATATCCTTGAAATCAAGGAAGATTATATCAAAGATATGCAGTTCCATTATGTGACCGAAATGGCACAGGTGATCAAACTAGCACTTCTAGAAGAAAAAGTAGATGGTGCTTTGGATCTAACCCAAGGAATTGAAAACACAAAAAAAGAGGCTTAA
- a CDS encoding alpha/beta hydrolase, which yields MRGQLFYLFLLFSMVSCDIAHNVPKDPYPNSFDKPNIVNSFVDQNGNFYPDNWRKTYGEPPKSGDVNAYSLMKIATEKGIESQLKAFEKTRMLAVGSKVKAKDRVFIFVHGFNAPSDEVNESYEYMRKLLKLNPNNDEVVKFYWDGLHTTNPFGGAKVWFSATSFSQMAGEFGLRNLLNSISNKKIILISHSRGASVVLSALSSATFSESFAKGTLENHNVDVDGAKKLAENGNDITCIMLAPAIGLEDFKIRDVAKGTESFCNLSKQVKKIHITINNTDVMLKKFVGFLSNKLKATDLGYKADVCNELVKHYPMMKYTDFTGMQSHDFNKYIRNPKFKAMLKAEGIAVNR from the coding sequence ATGAGAGGACAACTTTTCTATCTTTTTCTTCTTTTTTCAATGGTTTCCTGTGACATAGCCCATAATGTGCCCAAGGATCCTTACCCCAATTCATTTGACAAGCCAAATATCGTGAATTCCTTCGTGGATCAGAATGGGAACTTCTATCCAGACAATTGGCGCAAAACTTATGGTGAACCGCCTAAAAGCGGTGATGTCAATGCCTATTCCCTGATGAAGATCGCAACAGAAAAAGGAATTGAAAGCCAGCTGAAAGCTTTTGAGAAGACCCGAATGTTGGCTGTGGGCAGCAAAGTGAAGGCCAAAGACCGTGTATTTATATTTGTACATGGATTCAATGCGCCATCAGACGAGGTCAATGAGAGCTACGAGTATATGCGCAAATTATTGAAGCTCAATCCCAATAATGATGAAGTCGTTAAGTTTTATTGGGATGGTTTACATACAACCAATCCCTTTGGTGGCGCCAAAGTTTGGTTTTCCGCAACCTCATTCAGCCAAATGGCGGGTGAGTTTGGACTGCGTAACCTCCTGAATAGCATCAGTAATAAGAAGATTATTCTGATCTCACATAGCCGTGGTGCATCAGTCGTGTTGAGTGCTTTGAGCAGTGCAACCTTTAGTGAGAGTTTTGCCAAAGGTACGCTGGAGAACCACAACGTAGACGTCGATGGGGCAAAAAAGCTTGCTGAAAACGGCAATGACATTACCTGTATTATGCTAGCTCCAGCAATAGGGCTGGAGGACTTTAAGATAAGAGATGTCGCTAAGGGAACAGAGTCATTCTGTAACTTGAGCAAGCAAGTTAAGAAGATCCATATTACCATTAACAATACCGATGTGATGTTAAAGAAGTTTGTTGGTTTTCTGTCCAATAAATTGAAGGCTACAGATTTGGGCTATAAAGCTGATGTCTGTAATGAGTTGGTAAAGCATTACCCGATGATGAAGTATACTGATTTTACAGGTATGCAGAGCCACGATTTTAATAAATACATCCGGAACCCCAAATTCAAGGCCATGTTGAAGGCGGAGGGAATTGCCGTCAATCGTTAA
- a CDS encoding TonB-dependent receptor codes for MKLKIKGGICMLVCYFLLFSVNAATISGKVTDAKTNQPIAGATISLLQLRSSTSSDQQGRYTFKSLPSSGRYLVEVRFIGYQSLIKTIDLTSADVSVDFALTESIIETNEVVVTGTLVTAQSRRNSTSVSVISKDELQGGATNLIDALARQVPGLSQITTGQGISKPVIRGLGYNRVVTVNDGVKQMGQQWGDEHGIEIDQNQPDRVEVLRGAASLMYGSDAIGGVINILEPSVPTAGEIKGELLSNYSTNNGLTNNSLMLTGNENGFVWRGRGSYQNAYSYNTPAGRYMNSSFNNTSFSGMLGLNKQWGYSHLNFSYLKNNIGFYDADPGDPLYNTSKSRTLDFPKQDIRHYKLALNNNFVIGSGNLKLDLGYQKNQRRELEEATPSLFFDLNTYSLDAKYYLAERNGWQHVVGISASQEHSVNKGVEFLIPAYDQIELGAFGYAKKTWGDNTFNMGLRYDYVNSKGKQLLVDDEEQFPGFKNKFSNISGALGFTHSFSEDFNFKANAGSAFRAPNPAELGSNGVHEGTSRYEIGNENLKAERSFQADATLEFGHSIVTGSIGIYENYIHNFIYASTKKGDTKTIIDEDNNEQTYDVYRYGQVNANLYGFEGSLNFHPLNWVHLDNTFTYTHAQNRTFDRPLALIPAGVLHNTLRLEPKINGLHAFYVSVGLDNYFKQNRVDETFETAADSYSLINAGIGTTLHLGKQQVKLYAAASNLTNKRYYDALSRLRPGRLSQENPTYGVYNMGRNVTFGIYLPLSIKK; via the coding sequence ATGAAACTCAAAATTAAAGGCGGCATATGTATGCTTGTCTGCTATTTCCTTCTATTCTCTGTCAACGCCGCTACTATATCGGGTAAAGTGACAGATGCAAAAACAAATCAACCGATCGCTGGAGCGACCATATCTTTGCTCCAACTCCGTTCGAGTACCTCTTCAGACCAACAGGGGCGTTATACGTTCAAATCACTGCCCTCGAGTGGACGTTATCTTGTCGAAGTACGTTTTATTGGTTACCAATCGCTGATCAAAACGATAGATCTGACATCAGCGGATGTATCGGTCGATTTTGCACTGACTGAAAGTATAATCGAGACAAATGAAGTGGTGGTTACAGGTACGCTCGTGACTGCACAAAGCCGTCGCAACAGTACCTCTGTCTCTGTTATCTCCAAAGACGAATTACAGGGTGGTGCGACAAATCTGATCGACGCGCTAGCCCGCCAGGTACCTGGTTTAAGTCAGATTACAACAGGACAGGGCATTTCCAAACCAGTCATCCGCGGTCTTGGTTATAACCGTGTTGTCACCGTCAATGATGGCGTGAAGCAAATGGGGCAACAATGGGGCGACGAACATGGTATCGAGATCGACCAAAACCAGCCCGACCGGGTAGAGGTACTTCGGGGAGCAGCTTCACTGATGTACGGATCTGATGCCATCGGTGGTGTTATCAATATCCTCGAGCCCAGCGTCCCCACTGCAGGCGAAATAAAAGGCGAGCTGCTATCCAATTATTCAACCAACAATGGACTGACCAATAATTCACTGATGCTTACAGGCAATGAAAACGGCTTTGTATGGCGCGGACGTGGATCTTATCAAAATGCATATTCCTACAATACACCAGCTGGACGCTATATGAATAGCAGTTTTAATAATACCAGCTTCAGTGGAATGCTGGGTTTAAATAAACAATGGGGGTATTCACACCTTAATTTTTCCTACCTCAAAAATAACATTGGTTTTTACGATGCCGACCCCGGAGATCCGTTATACAATACATCCAAAAGCCGGACATTGGATTTCCCCAAACAGGATATCCGCCATTATAAGCTCGCGCTCAATAATAATTTTGTGATCGGTTCAGGAAATTTAAAACTGGACCTGGGCTACCAGAAAAATCAACGTCGCGAACTTGAGGAAGCAACACCCTCGTTATTTTTTGATTTAAATACCTACTCTCTTGATGCGAAATATTACCTAGCTGAAAGAAACGGTTGGCAGCATGTCGTTGGCATTAGCGCCAGTCAAGAGCATAGTGTAAACAAGGGCGTTGAATTTCTAATCCCTGCTTATGACCAGATCGAATTAGGTGCTTTTGGCTATGCAAAAAAAACCTGGGGTGATAACACCTTCAATATGGGACTACGCTACGATTATGTCAATAGCAAGGGCAAACAACTTTTAGTTGATGATGAGGAGCAGTTCCCGGGTTTTAAAAATAAATTCAGCAATATTAGCGGTGCTTTAGGTTTCACACATAGTTTCAGCGAGGATTTCAACTTCAAAGCAAATGCAGGATCGGCTTTTAGAGCGCCCAATCCAGCAGAATTAGGTTCTAACGGTGTACACGAAGGTACATCACGCTACGAAATCGGCAATGAGAACCTCAAAGCTGAACGTAGTTTCCAAGCGGATGCAACCCTCGAATTTGGACATAGCATCGTCACCGGTAGTATCGGGATCTATGAAAATTATATTCATAATTTTATCTATGCTTCAACAAAAAAGGGCGACACAAAAACCATCATTGATGAGGACAATAATGAACAGACCTACGATGTCTATCGCTATGGTCAGGTGAACGCCAATCTTTATGGTTTTGAGGGAAGTCTAAACTTCCATCCACTGAACTGGGTACACTTGGACAACACCTTTACCTATACTCATGCACAAAACAGGACCTTTGACAGGCCATTGGCATTGATTCCGGCAGGTGTTTTACATAACACACTACGTCTCGAGCCCAAGATAAATGGATTACATGCTTTTTATGTATCGGTAGGTTTAGACAATTATTTTAAACAGAATCGCGTTGACGAAACTTTTGAAACGGCTGCAGATTCGTATTCACTGATCAATGCTGGAATAGGTACTACCCTGCACTTAGGAAAACAACAAGTGAAGCTGTACGCGGCTGCATCTAATCTTACTAACAAGCGCTATTATGATGCTTTGAGCAGACTACGTCCGGGAAGATTATCGCAGGAGAACCCCACTTATGGTGTTTATAATATGGGTAGGAATGTTACTTTTGGAATCTACCTTCCACTCAGCATAAAAAAATAG
- the dctA gene encoding C4-dicarboxylate transporter DctA, whose protein sequence is MKHIFKSLYFQVIVGILIGIFCGVYFPDFAVKLKPLGDVFIKLIKMVIAPLIFSSIVIGIAGMQDVKKVGKIGLTSIIYFEVMTTIALIIGLIFVNLIQPGTGMNADLASLDTSSVSHYITESQKPHSFMDFIMDIIPENVIASVASDNILQVLVFAVLFGIGMTKIGQKAAEPVINVLQSFLKVLFSIIKMVMYLAPLGAMGAMGFTIGKFGIQALTKLGMLMLSFYLTCFIFVIIVIGAVLHFYLKVNIFKFLKYIKDEILIVLGTSSSESALPGIMQKMEDAGCAKSVVGLVIPTGYSFNLDGTSIYLTMAAVFISQALNMHLTLQQEITLLLVLLLTSKGAAGVTGSGFVTLALTLPVVGHVPVESVALVFGVDRFMSEARAITNLIGNSAATLVISKYENSLDEEVLHEKLG, encoded by the coding sequence ATGAAGCATATTTTTAAGAGTCTCTATTTTCAGGTTATCGTTGGTATATTGATCGGTATTTTCTGTGGGGTCTATTTCCCAGATTTTGCCGTTAAACTAAAGCCGCTGGGTGATGTCTTTATCAAATTGATCAAGATGGTGATAGCACCTCTGATCTTTAGTTCGATCGTGATCGGTATTGCGGGGATGCAGGACGTAAAGAAAGTAGGGAAGATTGGACTGACATCGATTATCTATTTCGAAGTCATGACCACGATTGCATTGATTATCGGTTTGATCTTTGTCAACCTGATTCAACCCGGGACAGGCATGAATGCCGATCTGGCGAGTTTGGATACATCTTCGGTATCACATTATATTACCGAGTCCCAGAAACCACACAGTTTCATGGACTTTATCATGGATATTATTCCGGAGAACGTTATAGCTTCGGTTGCCTCAGATAATATATTGCAAGTGCTGGTTTTTGCGGTGCTTTTTGGGATAGGGATGACCAAGATCGGTCAAAAAGCTGCTGAACCCGTTATCAATGTGCTGCAATCTTTTCTAAAGGTACTTTTCTCCATTATTAAGATGGTGATGTATCTGGCCCCATTGGGAGCCATGGGGGCGATGGGATTTACCATTGGAAAGTTTGGTATTCAGGCGCTGACCAAGTTGGGTATGTTGATGTTAAGTTTCTATCTAACCTGTTTTATCTTTGTCATAATTGTCATCGGGGCGGTATTACACTTCTATCTAAAGGTTAATATTTTCAAATTCCTGAAATATATCAAAGATGAGATTTTGATTGTATTGGGAACCTCTTCTTCGGAATCGGCATTGCCTGGCATTATGCAGAAAATGGAGGATGCAGGTTGTGCGAAGTCCGTGGTAGGTTTGGTGATCCCGACTGGATATTCCTTTAACCTAGATGGTACGAGTATTTACCTGACTATGGCAGCGGTATTCATTTCGCAGGCACTCAATATGCACCTGACCTTGCAGCAGGAAATTACCTTACTGTTGGTCCTGTTGCTAACCTCCAAAGGAGCTGCGGGTGTAACGGGAAGTGGTTTTGTGACCTTGGCGCTAACCTTGCCTGTAGTCGGACATGTACCTGTTGAGTCCGTGGCATTGGTGTTTGGGGTGGATCGGTTTATGAGTGAAGCAAGGGCCATCACCAATCTGATTGGCAATTCGGCAGCAACACTCGTGATTTCCAAATATGAAAATAGCCTGGATGAGGAAGTTCTCCATGAGAAACTTGGTTGA
- a CDS encoding ferritin, with amino-acid sequence METNRLSAEMQDILISQMTKEAEAAQIYLALGVWADDQGYGGIANFLYRHAQEERNHMTKIMGYILERGGRPRIQAISAPPADPKTLTECFQRVFKHEVDNTEAIYNIVNLSMEQKDWATWNFAQWFVKEQIEEEKLALELIDKLKIAGGDRASDESLFALDSSLESMPDDVPLAREGTADDPK; translated from the coding sequence ATGGAAACGAATCGATTGTCTGCAGAAATGCAGGATATTTTAATCAGTCAAATGACAAAAGAAGCCGAAGCTGCACAAATTTATCTGGCTTTGGGTGTATGGGCCGATGATCAGGGTTATGGTGGGATCGCCAATTTCTTATATAGACATGCCCAGGAGGAACGGAATCATATGACCAAAATTATGGGGTACATACTGGAAAGAGGGGGGCGTCCCCGGATTCAGGCCATTTCAGCACCGCCAGCAGATCCGAAAACCTTAACCGAGTGTTTCCAACGGGTATTTAAACATGAGGTAGATAATACCGAAGCGATTTATAATATCGTCAATCTGTCTATGGAGCAGAAAGATTGGGCGACATGGAACTTTGCACAATGGTTTGTCAAAGAACAGATTGAAGAAGAGAAACTTGCTCTTGAGCTGATCGATAAATTAAAGATAGCAGGTGGAGATCGGGCTTCAGACGAATCGTTATTTGCATTAGATTCCTCATTGGAAAGCATGCCTGACGATGTGCCTTTGGCACGGGAAGGCACAGCAGATGATCCTAAATAG
- a CDS encoding tetratricopeptide repeat protein, whose amino-acid sequence MNLKSLKLGLFTGVFALVALSANAQQKQAEHSNANVRMGQKALLDGDFKNAESYLTKALPQEGKDPDVLYMLGYSQFQNGDYKKSAETFGKVVALSPKNANALYFKAKANNTLAVQTNKVSAANKEQLLRVAIEDYSKAITITPTDSKFYQNRAVANRDLGILIGTAGTPNYNKAMATDAYNNAIKDYEKVLSFDSSKKDIQTEVKKAKVYRDNLK is encoded by the coding sequence ATGAACTTAAAATCACTTAAATTAGGTTTGTTCACAGGAGTTTTTGCTTTGGTTGCACTTAGCGCCAATGCACAACAAAAACAAGCTGAGCATAGCAATGCCAATGTGAGAATGGGCCAAAAAGCTCTTTTGGATGGTGACTTCAAAAATGCAGAATCATACTTGACAAAAGCTTTACCACAGGAAGGCAAAGATCCGGATGTCTTGTATATGTTGGGTTACTCCCAATTTCAAAATGGTGATTATAAAAAGTCAGCTGAAACTTTCGGAAAGGTTGTCGCATTAAGCCCTAAAAATGCAAATGCATTATACTTTAAAGCGAAAGCGAACAATACACTTGCAGTTCAAACAAACAAAGTGTCTGCGGCAAACAAAGAACAGCTGTTGCGCGTAGCGATTGAAGATTATTCAAAAGCCATCACAATCACTCCTACTGACTCTAAATTTTATCAAAATAGAGCAGTTGCAAACCGCGATTTGGGTATTTTGATCGGTACTGCTGGTACGCCTAACTACAACAAAGCAATGGCTACAGATGCTTATAATAATGCGATCAAGGATTATGAAAAAGTATTGAGTTTTGATTCTTCTAAAAAAGATATTCAAACAGAAGTCAAAAAAGCAAAAGTATATAGAGATAACCTGAAATAG